DNA sequence from the Acidobacteriota bacterium genome:
AGGAGCCGCCCCGAAATAAAAACCGATCAACCCCACCAAATTTATGAAGAGATGATAGGGATCGGCTGGATAGAAGACACCCTCTCTTACCCCTTTTTCGAAAATCTCTTTTCCCTTTTTAAACACCGATCTTATATACCGCGGCATTATATCCCTCAACCTTCCCCCTTCACTGGCGAGCTCCCGGAGGATTATCCTCCGTGCCTCCGGATTTTGGGAGACGAAGTCGAAATAGGTGGTTATTACCCGGGAGATCTTCTCATACGGCTCCCTCTCCTCCTCTAACACCTGATTGAGCTTTATGGAAATGGTGGAGAATATCTGTTCCAACACCTCCTGGTAGAGTTTCTCTTTGGTTTCAAAGTAGTAGTGGATGAGGGCTTTATTTACCCCGGCGGCTTCAGCTATTTCGGAGGTTCTTGCGCCGTGGAATCCCCGTTCCGCGAATATCATATAGGCAGCGGAGATGATCTTTTCTCGAGATGATGTTTTATCGCTTCCCGCCATTTTAACTAACCAGTTAGTTAATTTAGCCCAACATCACAACGCTGTCAAGGGAAAAATTGTGGAAAAACCGTTGACTAAATGAGAGAAAAAGTTGTATAAATAAAAACGAGGTGAGAAATATGGTGGAAAAGGAACTGAAGCTGGAAGAAGGGCTAAAAGAGGTAGTCGAAGCCACCAAGGAGTTCTTCAAGCGGATAAAGGAGGACACCAACAGAAGCCTAACGGTCCTGACAAAGAAGGGGGAGATTCGTTCCATTAAAGAGGCAAAAGAAGGGAAACTCCGCCAGCTCGGTGATCTGGTATATAAGAAAACAAAAAAGGGAGAGCTCACCCTCTCTCCCGAGATACAATCAATTGTGGACGATATAGAGAAGCTGGAGAAAAAACTCAAGAAAAAAGAAAAGGAATTAGCAAAGCTTACTAAGGAAATAGGGAAGAAAGATCCTCACGATTAATCCGCTTTTGGTGGGGCTATAGCTCAGTTGGGAGAGCGCGTGACTGGCAGTCACGAGGTCACGGGTTCGAATCCCGTTAGCTCCACCATTTTATTTATATCCTGAGATAGCCTCTCATTCCTCACTACCGTCGAGAGAGAAGCTCGTTGACAATCCCCTTTCCCATCAATATCATCAACTTAGAAGAGAATTATTAAGGAGGCAGTTATGCTTGAGAAGATCCGGGAAGATATGAAGAAAGCCCTCAAAGAGAAAAACGAAGTCGCCCTCTCCGCCCTGAGGCTTCTCCTTTCCGAGATAAAGAATGCGGAAATAGAGAAAAGGGGGAAGCTCGAAGAAGGAGAGATAATAAACATCATCAGACGCTCAATAAAGAAGCGAAAGGAGGCGATAGAGCTTTTCGAAAAGGGAGGAAGAGAGAAGCTGGTGGCGAAGGAGAAAAAGGAGATAGAGGTCCTTTCGAAGTACCTCCCCAAGGAGCTATCCGCTGAGGAGATCGAAAAGATCGTAGGCGAAATAGCAGAAGAGGTGGGGGCAATGGGTCCCTCCGATATAGGTAAGGTGATGCGGGAGCTGATGAGCCGGTTCCGGGGGAGGATCGACGGTAAATTAGCAAAAGAAATCGTAGAGAAGAAACTCAAGGGGGAAGCAAAGGAAAATGGCTGATTTCGTCTTGGTAAGCGCCTGTCTCTTCGGTATCCCCTGCCGTTACGACGGCACCCACTCCCTAAGGAA
Encoded proteins:
- a CDS encoding GatB/YqeY domain-containing protein, producing MLEKIREDMKKALKEKNEVALSALRLLLSEIKNAEIEKRGKLEEGEIINIIRRSIKKRKEAIELFEKGGREKLVAKEKKEIEVLSKYLPKELSAEEIEKIVGEIAEEVGAMGPSDIGKVMRELMSRFRGRIDGKLAKEIVEKKLKGEAKENG
- a CDS encoding TetR/AcrR family transcriptional regulator, with the translated sequence MAGSDKTSSREKIISAAYMIFAERGFHGARTSEIAEAAGVNKALIHYYFETKEKLYQEVLEQIFSTISIKLNQVLEEEREPYEKISRVITTYFDFVSQNPEARRIILRELASEGGRLRDIMPRYIRSVFKKGKEIFEKGVREGVFYPADPYHLFINLVGLIGFYFGAAPILSRILEKDLLSKENIEERKKELLSFVSKGLLRKRKVYHLSFLPLPFSVLIAQMEEDEEEGNNDKEG